Proteins encoded within one genomic window of Catenulispora sp. MAP5-51:
- a CDS encoding ABC transporter permease yields MTTTASADDTGALNADARPAALSFTPKPGAAPASRMILAQAAHEVRLMLRNPEQLLLTIVIPALMMVLFSGESLVATSGPGKRIDFYAPGLFGAAVLSTAFTGLAIATGFERRYGVLKRMGATPLPRWGLIVAKALCVLCVEVIQIALLSAIALAMGWKPHGDPLAVAVLIILATGTFAGLAMLMAGTLRAEATLGLANFVFLLLLAGGGVIIPLSKFPSGVRHVLDALPISALTNGLRDVLQHGSTLPWANVGILAAWAVAAIAVAARTFKWE; encoded by the coding sequence TTGACGACCACCGCCTCCGCCGACGACACCGGTGCCTTGAACGCCGACGCCCGCCCGGCCGCGCTGAGCTTCACCCCGAAGCCCGGCGCCGCCCCGGCTTCCCGCATGATCCTCGCGCAGGCCGCGCACGAGGTCCGCCTGATGCTCCGCAACCCCGAGCAGCTGCTGCTGACCATAGTGATCCCGGCGCTGATGATGGTCCTGTTCTCCGGCGAGTCGCTGGTCGCCACCTCCGGCCCCGGCAAGCGCATCGACTTCTACGCCCCGGGCCTGTTCGGCGCGGCGGTGCTGTCCACGGCGTTCACCGGCCTTGCCATCGCCACCGGCTTCGAGCGCCGCTACGGCGTGCTCAAGCGTATGGGCGCCACCCCGCTGCCGCGCTGGGGCCTGATCGTGGCCAAGGCGCTGTGCGTGCTGTGCGTCGAGGTGATCCAGATCGCGCTGCTGTCGGCGATCGCCCTGGCGATGGGCTGGAAGCCGCACGGCGACCCGCTGGCGGTGGCGGTGCTGATCATCCTGGCCACCGGCACCTTCGCGGGCCTGGCCATGCTGATGGCCGGCACGCTGCGCGCCGAGGCCACCCTGGGCCTGGCGAACTTCGTGTTCCTGCTGCTGCTGGCCGGCGGCGGAGTGATCATCCCGCTGTCCAAGTTCCCCTCGGGAGTGCGCCACGTGCTCGACGCCCTCCCGATCAGCGCCCTCACCAACGGCCTGCGCGACGTGCTCCAGCACGGCTCCACGCTGCCGTGGGCGAACGTCGGTATCCTCGCCGCCTGGGCCGTGGCCGCGATCGCGGTGGCCGCCCGGACCTTCAAGTGGGAGTAG
- a CDS encoding LacI family DNA-binding transcriptional regulator: MTRPTIDDIARSAGVSKSAVSFALNDRPGVSPATRERILRVASEMNWRPHKAARALGGARADAVGLVVARPAQTIGAEPFFGLLLAGLQAGLSARSVALHLMIVEDTAAEIEVYRRWTSERHVDGFVLVDLQHRDKRVPVLEGLGVPAVVIGGPGGHGALPSVWADDREAMLSLVDYLAALGHRRIAHVAGDEAFHHTRRRIRALKDASRRLHLVDAVSVPTDFSDAQGASATRALLSSPNRPSALIFDSDVMAVAGLAVAAEMGVAVPAGLSVVSFEDSLLTRIVHPAITALSRDTFALGGQVAAMLLAAVDEPGSVRDVQSATPRLTVRESTRAPYSERGA, encoded by the coding sequence GTGACCAGGCCCACGATCGACGACATCGCCCGCAGTGCCGGGGTGTCCAAGAGCGCCGTGTCGTTCGCGCTGAACGACCGCCCTGGCGTAAGCCCCGCCACCCGGGAGCGGATCCTTCGTGTGGCCTCGGAGATGAACTGGCGGCCGCACAAAGCCGCGCGGGCCCTGGGCGGCGCCCGAGCCGACGCCGTCGGCCTGGTGGTCGCGCGCCCGGCACAGACCATCGGCGCCGAGCCGTTCTTCGGCCTGCTGCTGGCCGGATTGCAGGCCGGGCTCTCGGCCCGCTCGGTGGCCCTGCACCTGATGATCGTCGAGGACACCGCGGCCGAGATCGAGGTCTACCGGCGCTGGACCTCCGAGCGGCACGTGGACGGCTTCGTCCTGGTCGACCTGCAGCACCGGGACAAGCGCGTGCCAGTCCTGGAGGGCCTGGGCGTCCCGGCCGTGGTGATCGGCGGGCCCGGCGGGCACGGCGCGCTGCCCAGCGTCTGGGCCGACGACCGGGAGGCGATGCTGTCGCTGGTGGACTACCTGGCGGCCCTGGGCCACCGCCGGATCGCGCACGTCGCCGGCGACGAGGCGTTCCACCACACCCGCCGCCGCATCCGCGCGCTGAAGGACGCCTCCCGCCGCCTGCACCTGGTGGACGCGGTCTCGGTCCCGACCGACTTCAGCGACGCCCAGGGCGCCTCGGCCACCCGCGCGCTGCTGAGCAGCCCGAACCGGCCCAGCGCGCTGATCTTCGACTCGGACGTGATGGCGGTCGCCGGGCTGGCGGTGGCCGCGGAGATGGGGGTGGCGGTGCCGGCCGGCCTGTCGGTGGTCTCCTTCGAGGACTCGCTGCTCACCCGCATCGTGCACCCGGCGATCACCGCGCTGAGCCGCGACACCTTCGCGCTCGGCGGCCAGGTCGCGGCGATGCTGCTGGCCGCCGTCGACGAGCCGGGCTCGGTGCGCGACGTGCAGAGCGCCACGCCCCGGCTCACGGTCCGGGAGAGCACCCGCGCCCCTTACAGCGAACGCGGGGCATGA
- a CDS encoding carbohydrate ABC transporter permease: MFDAPTPHGLVLRYTALIVVLLVSVGPMLWELSTSLKSKAEDVYTQNIQLLPHHPTLGNYGEVQNTIPVWHFALNSLTVAVINVTGNVIGATLAGYVLARLKFKGRKLLLGVFVATLILPAEVTIISKFQMITSMGLGDSILGVCLPDMIAMTNVLLMRNAFMALPKEVEEAAIIDGATVLQRMRYVGLPSVKGTLSVISIFAFIGAWDDFLWPLLVLQSPNKLTLTVGLSYLNGQWSHDPRTIAAGTMMALLPILALFLILQRYFFRGVAEGAIKG, encoded by the coding sequence ATCTTCGACGCGCCGACGCCGCACGGGCTGGTCCTGCGCTACACCGCCCTGATCGTCGTGCTGCTGGTCTCGGTCGGCCCGATGCTGTGGGAGCTGTCGACCTCGCTGAAGAGCAAGGCCGAGGATGTCTACACCCAGAACATCCAGCTGCTGCCGCACCATCCGACGCTCGGCAACTACGGCGAGGTGCAGAACACCATCCCGGTGTGGCACTTCGCACTGAACTCGCTGACCGTGGCCGTCATCAATGTCACCGGCAACGTCATCGGCGCCACGCTGGCCGGCTACGTGCTGGCCAGGCTGAAGTTCAAGGGCCGCAAGCTGCTGCTCGGGGTCTTCGTCGCGACGCTGATCCTGCCGGCCGAGGTGACGATCATCTCCAAGTTCCAGATGATCACCAGCATGGGCCTGGGCGACTCGATCCTCGGGGTCTGTCTGCCGGACATGATCGCCATGACCAACGTGCTGCTCATGCGCAACGCGTTCATGGCGCTGCCCAAGGAGGTGGAGGAGGCCGCGATCATCGACGGCGCCACCGTCCTGCAGCGGATGCGCTACGTCGGCCTGCCGTCGGTCAAGGGCACGCTGAGCGTGATCTCGATCTTCGCGTTCATCGGCGCCTGGGACGACTTCCTGTGGCCCCTGCTGGTGTTGCAGAGCCCGAACAAGCTCACCCTCACGGTCGGCCTGTCCTACCTGAACGGCCAGTGGTCGCACGACCCGCGCACCATCGCCGCCGGAACCATGATGGCGCTGCTGCCGATCCTCGCGCTGTTCCTGATCTTGCAACGGTACTTCTTCCGAGGCGTCGCCGAGGGCGCCATCAAGGGCTGA
- a CDS encoding ABC transporter ATP-binding protein: MGQAAVEVTGLVKRYGAKTAVDGLDLRVQTGTITAVLGPNGAGKTSTIECCEGYRRPDGGTVRVLGLDPVAQGEQLRPRIGVMLQSGGIYPSVRAVEMLKHTAKLYANPLDTDALIERLGLGSAGRTTFRRLSGGQQQRLSLALAVVGRPELVFLDEPTAGLDVQARHATWELIEQLRADGVTVVLTTHLLDEAERLADTVAIVDSGRVIAHDTPAALAAANGTADTAIRFTAPPGLDVAGLLATLPAGLSAEEQPAGTYTVGGDITPGVLAKVTAWCAEKDVMPQGLSVGRRTLEDAFLDLTGRELR; the protein is encoded by the coding sequence ATGGGACAAGCAGCCGTAGAAGTGACCGGCCTGGTCAAGAGGTACGGCGCCAAGACCGCGGTGGACGGCCTGGACCTGCGCGTGCAGACCGGGACCATCACCGCCGTGCTCGGCCCGAACGGGGCCGGCAAGACCTCCACGATCGAGTGCTGCGAGGGCTACCGCCGGCCCGACGGCGGCACCGTGCGCGTGCTCGGGCTCGATCCGGTCGCCCAGGGTGAGCAGCTGCGGCCGCGGATCGGTGTGATGCTGCAGTCCGGCGGCATCTACCCCAGCGTGCGCGCGGTGGAGATGCTGAAGCACACCGCCAAGCTCTACGCGAACCCCCTGGACACCGACGCGCTGATCGAGCGCCTGGGCCTGGGCTCGGCCGGCCGGACCACGTTCCGGCGGCTGTCCGGCGGGCAGCAGCAGCGGCTCTCGCTGGCGCTGGCCGTGGTCGGGCGCCCGGAACTGGTGTTCCTGGACGAGCCCACCGCCGGACTGGACGTGCAGGCCCGCCACGCCACCTGGGAGCTGATCGAGCAGCTGCGGGCCGACGGCGTCACCGTGGTGCTCACCACCCACCTGCTGGACGAGGCCGAGCGGCTGGCCGACACGGTCGCGATCGTCGACTCCGGCCGGGTGATCGCGCACGACACCCCGGCAGCCCTGGCCGCCGCGAACGGCACCGCCGACACCGCGATCCGCTTCACCGCGCCGCCCGGCCTGGACGTGGCCGGGCTGCTGGCGACGCTGCCGGCCGGCCTGAGCGCCGAGGAGCAGCCGGCCGGCACCTACACCGTCGGCGGCGACATCACCCCCGGCGTGCTGGCGAAGGTGACCGCGTGGTGCGCGGAGAAGGACGTGATGCCGCAGGGGCTGAGCGTGGGACGCCGTACCCTCGAAGACGCCTTCCTCGATCTGACCGGACGGGAACTCCGTTGA
- a CDS encoding heme A synthase: MTQTAGDAPASEQAEAAAATAEPAPAAKPAATNLLSRVLAWRTTPAILTWTCFAAFVANIGIIVTGGAVRLTDSGLGCPTWPTCTDGSLVPTSRLGAYGVVEFTNRMLTFAVSVAVGAAIIACMRWHPRRAVLNKLSWTLFVGVVVQAVIGGISVRTHLAPIWVSLHMLVSMGMVALSYVLWVRNREPHDAAPTPTVQPVLRTLGYVLTASVGALLIAGTIVTGSGPHSGAKAGDPGHKRFPLSPANATQLHADLVFLVVGLTVALWFALKATGASPRILNTVRDLFLLLMAQGVIGYVQYFTHLPVLLVGIHMFGAAIVWAATWRVLLAMRERKAEAGAESEGGTESETGAEVATGAEPALA, encoded by the coding sequence ATGACGCAGACCGCCGGGGACGCCCCGGCCAGCGAGCAGGCCGAGGCCGCCGCTGCGACCGCCGAGCCCGCCCCGGCCGCCAAGCCGGCCGCCACCAACCTCCTCTCCCGCGTCCTCGCCTGGCGCACCACCCCGGCCATCCTCACCTGGACCTGCTTCGCCGCCTTCGTCGCCAACATCGGCATCATCGTCACCGGCGGCGCGGTCCGCCTCACCGACTCCGGCCTGGGCTGCCCGACCTGGCCCACCTGCACCGACGGCAGCCTGGTCCCGACCAGCCGGCTCGGCGCGTACGGCGTCGTGGAGTTCACCAACCGCATGCTGACCTTCGCGGTCTCGGTCGCGGTCGGCGCGGCGATCATCGCGTGCATGCGCTGGCACCCGCGCCGCGCGGTGCTGAACAAGCTGTCCTGGACGCTGTTCGTGGGCGTCGTGGTCCAGGCGGTCATCGGCGGCATCTCGGTGCGCACCCACCTGGCCCCGATCTGGGTCTCCCTGCACATGCTGGTGTCGATGGGCATGGTCGCGCTGTCGTACGTCCTGTGGGTCCGCAACCGCGAGCCCCACGACGCCGCCCCGACCCCGACCGTCCAGCCGGTCCTGCGCACCCTCGGCTACGTCCTCACCGCCAGCGTCGGCGCGCTCCTCATCGCCGGCACCATCGTCACCGGCAGCGGCCCGCACTCCGGCGCCAAGGCTGGCGACCCGGGCCACAAGCGCTTCCCGCTCAGCCCGGCCAACGCCACGCAGCTGCACGCCGACCTGGTGTTCCTGGTCGTCGGCCTAACAGTGGCGCTGTGGTTCGCGCTGAAGGCCACCGGGGCCTCCCCCCGGATCCTGAACACGGTCCGCGACCTGTTCCTGCTGCTGATGGCGCAGGGCGTGATCGGCTACGTGCAGTACTTCACGCACCTGCCGGTCCTGCTGGTCGGGATCCACATGTTCGGCGCGGCGATCGTGTGGGCCGCGACGTGGCGGGTGCTGCTGGCCATGCGGGAGCGCAAGGCCGAGGCCGGCGCAGAGTCTGAGGGCGGCACAGAGTCTGAGACCGGCGCAGAGGTTGCGACCGGCGCCGAGCCCGCCCTGGCGTAA
- a CDS encoding ABC transporter substrate-binding protein, which translates to MRRTTAVSAIAVAATLLAGCGVGSKSSSTDANKTVSTTAALSGSITFQTWSLKNDKFTPYFTKLIADFKAAHPGTDINWIDQPGDGYPTKVASQVSTNSLPDVINLPPDIAHAVAKTGNLLDLKQNVPTLQADWVKSGLNAYNYQDISSASQFFGFPWYLGTDVSYWNKTMMAKDGLDADNPPKTFDDLVAQAKTMHDKSGGKDYLMSRAPGLSDIANTGTKLLSDDGTKFAFNTAPAEAMLDKYTAAYKAGYLPSNVLDNSYEGNSTLFSKQQVAWTTGGGNLITSLQQDNPTLAPNVVPSPALDTAPLYVQGLSVASKSKNLPLALAFAEYVTDDANQQAFLKLAPGFLPGSSASANNPMYSKSDGTPQGDAAVIAYKDMQTAVNFTPPIWTDAMNTILNQEIAKAMTGKETSKQALDNTVNQANALLTQ; encoded by the coding sequence ATGCGCAGGACCACAGCGGTATCCGCCATAGCCGTCGCCGCGACGCTGCTGGCGGGCTGCGGCGTCGGGAGCAAGTCCTCCTCCACGGACGCGAACAAGACGGTCTCCACGACCGCGGCGCTGTCCGGCTCGATCACCTTCCAGACCTGGTCGCTGAAGAACGACAAGTTCACGCCGTACTTCACGAAGCTGATCGCCGACTTCAAGGCGGCGCACCCGGGCACGGACATCAACTGGATCGACCAGCCCGGCGACGGCTACCCGACCAAGGTGGCCAGCCAGGTCTCGACCAACAGCCTGCCCGACGTGATCAACCTGCCGCCGGACATCGCGCACGCCGTGGCCAAGACCGGCAACCTGCTGGACCTGAAGCAGAACGTCCCGACGCTGCAGGCGGACTGGGTCAAGAGCGGTCTGAACGCCTACAACTACCAGGACATCTCCAGCGCCTCCCAGTTCTTCGGCTTCCCCTGGTACCTCGGCACCGACGTGAGCTACTGGAACAAGACGATGATGGCCAAGGACGGCCTGGACGCGGACAACCCGCCGAAGACCTTCGACGACCTGGTCGCGCAGGCGAAGACGATGCACGACAAGTCCGGCGGCAAGGACTACCTGATGTCGCGCGCCCCGGGGCTGTCCGACATCGCGAACACCGGCACCAAGCTGCTGTCCGACGACGGCACGAAGTTCGCCTTCAACACCGCGCCGGCCGAGGCGATGCTGGACAAGTACACCGCCGCCTACAAGGCCGGGTACCTGCCGTCGAACGTCCTGGACAACAGCTACGAGGGCAACTCCACGCTGTTCAGCAAGCAGCAGGTGGCCTGGACCACCGGCGGCGGCAACCTGATCACCAGCCTCCAGCAGGACAACCCGACCCTGGCCCCGAACGTGGTTCCGTCCCCGGCACTGGACACCGCGCCGCTGTACGTGCAGGGCCTGTCGGTGGCCAGCAAGAGCAAGAACCTCCCGTTGGCCCTGGCCTTCGCCGAGTACGTGACCGACGACGCGAACCAGCAGGCGTTCCTCAAGCTGGCACCGGGCTTCCTGCCGGGTTCCTCGGCCTCGGCCAACAACCCGATGTACAGCAAGAGCGACGGCACGCCGCAGGGCGACGCCGCGGTGATCGCGTACAAGGACATGCAGACCGCGGTGAACTTCACGCCGCCGATCTGGACCGACGCGATGAACACGATCCTGAACCAGGAGATCGCCAAGGCGATGACCGGCAAGGAGACCTCGAAGCAGGCCCTGGACAACACCGTCAACCAGGCGAACGCGCTGCTCACGCAGTGA
- the manA gene encoding mannose-6-phosphate isomerase, class I — translation MYRLTNTTQHYAWGSPSAISDLLGREPSGKPEAELWMGAHPTAPSRIDGGEATLLDFVSADPVGMLGPQVAARFKNRLPFLLKVLSAAKALSIQTHPTRAQAEAGFAAEQARGLAAGDPNRNYVDDWPKPEILMALTDFEALAGCRSPQDAEQVLGALGALGVDALEPVRAELAAKPEPATVAAAIGRLLEWPADTRGQLVADVVEACRAGADKGGEFAEDFAAALRVAEDFPGDVGLVAMLLMERVVLKPGEAIFLEAGGLHAYLRGTGIELLANSDNVLRAGLTPKHIDVAELLRIMDAGVPVPVRHGTAVGTGVVEFDTPAPEFRLYHASLDTGTTLRAEVPGTGPRIVLALSGEVELRGTRGTMTLTRGESCFVPAREGRVEATGIADLMVAAPGV, via the coding sequence GTGTATCGGCTCACCAACACCACCCAGCATTATGCGTGGGGTTCGCCCAGCGCCATCAGCGACCTGTTAGGCCGCGAGCCCTCCGGCAAGCCGGAGGCCGAGCTGTGGATGGGCGCGCATCCGACCGCGCCGTCCCGCATCGACGGCGGTGAGGCCACGCTGCTCGACTTCGTCTCGGCCGACCCGGTGGGGATGCTCGGGCCGCAGGTCGCCGCCCGGTTCAAGAACCGGCTGCCGTTCCTGCTCAAGGTGCTGTCGGCGGCCAAGGCGCTGTCCATCCAGACGCATCCGACGCGGGCCCAGGCCGAGGCCGGGTTCGCCGCCGAGCAGGCGCGCGGACTGGCCGCCGGCGACCCGAACCGCAACTACGTGGACGACTGGCCCAAGCCGGAGATCCTGATGGCGCTCACCGACTTCGAGGCGCTGGCCGGATGCCGCAGCCCCCAGGACGCCGAGCAGGTGCTCGGGGCGCTCGGCGCGCTCGGGGTGGACGCGCTGGAGCCGGTCCGCGCCGAGCTCGCCGCCAAGCCGGAGCCGGCCACCGTGGCCGCGGCCATCGGGCGGCTGCTGGAGTGGCCGGCGGACACCCGCGGGCAGCTGGTGGCCGACGTCGTCGAGGCCTGCCGCGCCGGGGCCGACAAGGGCGGGGAGTTCGCCGAGGACTTCGCGGCCGCGCTGCGCGTCGCCGAGGACTTTCCCGGCGACGTCGGCTTGGTGGCGATGCTGCTGATGGAGCGGGTCGTGCTCAAGCCGGGCGAGGCGATCTTCCTGGAGGCCGGAGGCCTGCACGCCTATTTGCGCGGCACCGGCATCGAGCTGCTCGCCAACTCCGACAACGTGCTGCGCGCGGGCCTGACGCCCAAGCACATCGACGTCGCCGAGCTGCTGCGGATCATGGACGCCGGGGTGCCCGTCCCGGTCCGGCACGGAACGGCGGTCGGCACCGGCGTCGTGGAGTTCGACACCCCGGCCCCGGAGTTCCGGCTGTACCACGCCAGCCTCGACACCGGCACCACGCTGCGCGCCGAGGTGCCCGGCACCGGACCGCGGATCGTGCTGGCGCTGTCCGGCGAGGTCGAGCTGCGGGGGACCCGCGGCACGATGACGCTGACGCGGGGCGAGTCCTGCTTCGTGCCGGCGCGCGAGGGCCGGGTCGAGGCCACGGGGATCGCCGATCTCATGGTGGCCGCGCCGGGGGTGTAG
- a CDS encoding carbohydrate ABC transporter permease, whose translation MRSHRFYTPWLLMLPALVWLALFSVWPAINTVTLSFTNVHQLTGGHFIGLKNYWLLWNDPHIRDAVINTIVFMVICVPLLTLLPLLLAMLVQRNIRGIAFFRTAFYFPVIASAVTVALIWKWMLDDRGLFNNLLQTMGVVHKTVPFLTDRWLLLLSAIALTVWKGLGYYMLLYMSALGSVRRELHEAAAVDGAGSVRRFWSVTVPGVRGTMILISVLIAVNAMRVFSELYILGGATGGVGGQDVSIVMLVQQAASGSDGRLGYASAISVFLFFLTAIPLLFLTRLNKNSQEES comes from the coding sequence ATGAGGTCCCACCGGTTCTACACCCCATGGCTGCTGATGCTGCCGGCGCTGGTGTGGCTCGCGCTGTTCAGCGTGTGGCCGGCGATCAACACCGTCACGTTGTCGTTCACGAACGTGCACCAGCTCACCGGTGGGCACTTCATCGGTCTCAAGAACTACTGGCTTCTGTGGAACGACCCGCACATCCGGGACGCGGTGATCAACACCATCGTCTTCATGGTGATCTGCGTCCCGCTGCTCACGCTGCTTCCGCTGCTGCTGGCCATGCTGGTGCAGCGGAACATCCGGGGCATCGCCTTCTTCCGGACCGCCTTCTACTTCCCGGTCATCGCTTCGGCGGTGACGGTGGCGCTGATCTGGAAGTGGATGCTCGACGACCGCGGTCTGTTCAACAACCTGCTGCAGACCATGGGCGTCGTCCACAAGACGGTCCCGTTCCTCACCGACCGGTGGCTGCTGCTGCTCAGCGCCATCGCGCTGACGGTGTGGAAGGGTCTGGGCTACTACATGCTCCTGTACATGTCCGCGCTGGGCAGTGTGCGGCGGGAGCTGCATGAGGCCGCGGCCGTGGATGGCGCCGGGTCGGTGCGCCGGTTCTGGAGCGTCACCGTTCCCGGGGTGCGCGGCACCATGATCCTGATCTCGGTGCTGATCGCGGTGAACGCCATGCGGGTGTTCAGCGAGCTGTACATCCTCGGCGGCGCGACCGGCGGCGTCGGGGGCCAGGACGTGTCGATCGTGATGCTGGTACAGCAGGCCGCCTCCGGCAGCGACGGCCGCCTCGGGTACGCCAGCGCGATCAGCGTGTTCCTGTTCTTCCTCACCGCCATCCCGCTGTTGTTCCTGACCCGCCTGAACAAGAACAGCCAGGAGGAGTCGTGA
- a CDS encoding glycosyl hydrolase, producing the protein MTAAPLSATQPTTTQPTTTPATTTPTTRPTTTQASPARPTPRTPRFGVNYTPSAGWFHHWLDFDLDAVRADLDSIAALGLDHVRVFPLWPVFQPNRTLIRPRAVEQLVALADAAGERGLDVNVDGLQGHLSSFDFQPSWVSTWHRRNMFTDPDVVAGEAEYLRTLAAALADRPNFIGMTLGNETNQFSGDPHPDPDRITSAQAAAWLDRLLAACEQGAPGKFHLHCSYDAAWYLDDHPFTPAHSARYGAATAIHSWVFNGTQQRYGTDSAAVAHHAEYMIELSKAWSAEPHRPVWLQEVGAPQPHIPADKAADFTRATVANALDCPDLWGVTWWCSHDVSKDLADFPELEYSLGLLTTSGEPKPAGLELAKIVGEVRETWEPPAARSVGLVLDLPEEVTARATCAPGGRFYEAFMHLLEEGARPTAVLAGLAGDKNHLTARGITEVLAVEDVWS; encoded by the coding sequence ATGACCGCAGCACCGCTGTCCGCCACGCAGCCCACGACGACGCAGCCCACGACGACGCCGGCAACCACGACGCCGACAACGCGACCCACGACGACACAAGCCTCGCCGGCGCGGCCCACACCGCGCACGCCCCGCTTCGGCGTCAACTACACCCCCAGCGCCGGCTGGTTCCACCACTGGCTCGACTTCGACCTGGACGCGGTGCGCGCCGATCTGGACTCGATCGCCGCGCTCGGCCTGGACCACGTGCGGGTCTTCCCGCTGTGGCCGGTGTTCCAGCCCAACCGCACGCTGATCCGCCCGCGCGCCGTCGAGCAGCTGGTGGCGCTGGCCGACGCCGCCGGCGAGCGCGGTCTGGACGTCAACGTCGACGGGCTGCAGGGGCACCTGTCCAGCTTCGACTTCCAGCCGTCCTGGGTCAGCACCTGGCACCGCCGGAACATGTTCACCGATCCCGACGTGGTCGCCGGGGAGGCCGAGTACCTGCGCACGCTCGCCGCGGCGCTGGCCGACCGGCCCAACTTCATCGGGATGACCCTGGGCAACGAGACCAACCAGTTCTCCGGCGACCCGCACCCGGACCCGGACCGCATCACCTCCGCGCAGGCGGCGGCGTGGCTGGACCGGCTGCTCGCGGCCTGCGAGCAGGGCGCGCCGGGCAAGTTCCACCTGCACTGCTCCTACGACGCGGCCTGGTACCTCGACGACCATCCCTTCACCCCGGCCCACTCCGCCCGCTACGGCGCCGCGACCGCGATCCACTCCTGGGTCTTCAACGGCACGCAGCAGCGCTACGGCACGGACTCCGCGGCCGTGGCGCACCACGCCGAGTACATGATCGAGCTGTCCAAGGCCTGGTCCGCCGAGCCGCACCGGCCGGTGTGGCTGCAGGAGGTCGGCGCGCCGCAGCCGCACATCCCGGCGGACAAGGCGGCCGACTTCACCCGCGCGACCGTCGCTAACGCGCTCGACTGCCCGGACCTGTGGGGCGTCACCTGGTGGTGCTCGCACGACGTGAGCAAGGACCTGGCCGACTTCCCCGAGCTGGAGTACAGCCTCGGGCTGCTGACCACCTCCGGCGAGCCCAAGCCGGCCGGACTGGAGCTGGCCAAGATCGTCGGCGAGGTCCGCGAGACCTGGGAGCCGCCCGCGGCCCGGTCCGTCGGCCTGGTCCTGGACCTGCCCGAAGAGGTCACGGCGCGCGCCACGTGCGCCCCGGGGGGCCGTTTCTACGAAGCCTTCATGCACCTGTTGGAAGAAGGGGCCCGGCCAACAGCTGTACTCGCCGGGCTCGCGGGGGATAAGAATCACTTGACTGCGCGCGGCATCACCGAGGTGCTGGCCGTCGAGGACGTTTGGAGCTAA